The following proteins are co-located in the Flectobacillus major DSM 103 genome:
- a CDS encoding tetratricopeptide repeat protein → MTYILSNFKTILVYCIKPNCLLIAWLILGHTALAQIKKDSLFLQYLLEKDQHREALTLLSQWQRKYPQSLQQDLDLNYWKGFSHYSLRQLDSSTKYFSAVPKSSLNYTKSLFFASISYSYLQRYSEAELTLQAIAPDSLSTPIKTFELAGIALLRRNHTVFDSLKKQFNETYYPLQKQQGNFIDYQKTIREQQKKSPLKAALFSAIIPGSGKIYAGGQLGQAISTFLQNTLLGLQAYEGLRKDGVTSPRFIVYGGLFSLFYLGNIWGSALSVKIKRQEFNEKVDEQILFDMHIPLRTIFN, encoded by the coding sequence ATGACGTATATTTTATCGAATTTCAAAACGATTCTTGTCTATTGTATAAAGCCCAATTGCTTATTGATAGCTTGGCTCATACTCGGACATACTGCTTTGGCTCAAATCAAGAAAGATAGCTTATTTTTACAATACCTATTAGAAAAAGACCAACATAGGGAAGCCCTCACGTTGCTGAGCCAGTGGCAAAGAAAATACCCTCAAAGTCTACAACAAGATTTGGACTTAAACTACTGGAAAGGTTTTTCGCATTATTCGCTTAGACAATTAGATTCGTCTACCAAGTATTTTTCGGCAGTACCCAAAAGCAGTCTTAATTATACCAAATCGTTATTTTTTGCCAGTATTTCCTATAGCTATTTACAGCGTTACAGCGAGGCCGAGCTAACTTTACAGGCAATTGCCCCCGACAGCCTTAGTACTCCTATCAAAACTTTTGAGTTGGCTGGAATAGCTTTGCTACGACGCAATCATACGGTATTTGATTCACTCAAGAAACAATTTAACGAAACCTATTACCCTTTGCAGAAGCAACAAGGTAATTTTATCGACTACCAAAAAACAATTCGGGAACAACAAAAAAAATCACCTTTAAAGGCGGCTCTTTTTTCGGCTATTATTCCTGGCTCGGGCAAAATATATGCAGGTGGGCAACTTGGGCAAGCGATTTCTACTTTTTTACAAAACACCTTGTTGGGCTTGCAGGCTTATGAAGGGCTTAGAAAAGATGGTGTTACTAGCCCAAGGTTTATTGTTTATGGTGGACTTTTTAGCCTTTTTTACCTAGGAAATATTTGGGGAAGTGCCCTTAGTGTTAAAATAAAACGACAAGAATTTAATGAGAAAGTTGACGAACAAATTCTTTTTGATATGCATATTCCTTTGCGTACAATTTTCAATTAA
- the yidD gene encoding membrane protein insertion efficiency factor YidD: protein MQKWLNKGLLVAIVTFLSNGYLLAQNLDTDLSYLSTKDSVSSTVTQASPKTQRYNPLLWFFNGSLTVYQKVISPQFSANCLYELSCSRFSREAIKEYGILKGLALSADRLARCNRISATTINPFRINQKGKVIDTPKMYK from the coding sequence ATGCAAAAGTGGTTAAATAAAGGCTTACTCGTGGCAATAGTAACCTTCTTGAGCAATGGCTATTTATTGGCTCAGAACCTTGATACCGATTTATCTTACTTGTCAACTAAAGATAGCGTATCTAGCACTGTTACACAGGCTAGCCCTAAAACTCAACGCTACAACCCACTGCTTTGGTTTTTCAATGGCTCTTTAACGGTTTATCAAAAGGTTATTTCACCCCAGTTTTCGGCCAATTGCCTTTACGAATTATCTTGCTCAAGATTTAGCCGAGAAGCCATCAAAGAATATGGTATTCTCAAAGGGTTGGCCCTTAGTGCCGACCGCCTTGCCCGCTGTAATCGTATTAGTGCTACTACTATTAATCCTTTCCGAATTAATCAAAAAGGCAAGGTAATAGACACGCCCAAAATGTATAAATGA
- a CDS encoding LolA family protein: MSKKISLFTVLSFIGLVSSALIVSSNSVKKISVNMVSRSSKSGKTATIKAEIGYQLAGGKMISHFTQPNDQYIINNSKGEVSIYDPAKNTVMQQVNYMFSTETTQFFYFLNNQKSDLGLRGMGFVNKATKFDKNLMISTWLAPSKLSKSIKQVELVHNGSNPIYTKYIDANGQVMKKVYYYNYQNIGDITFPLAITQIDFFTAKDSVISKTTYSDVKVNEAVNNNLLNFTIPNNAKVVK, from the coding sequence ATGTCAAAAAAAATATCATTATTTACTGTATTGAGCTTTATTGGGCTTGTATCCTCAGCCCTGATTGTATCTTCAAATAGTGTCAAGAAAATTAGCGTTAATATGGTGTCCCGCTCAAGCAAATCAGGGAAAACTGCTACCATCAAAGCCGAAATTGGGTATCAATTGGCTGGTGGTAAAATGATAAGCCATTTTACACAACCCAACGACCAATATATTATCAACAACTCTAAGGGCGAGGTTAGTATTTATGACCCTGCCAAAAATACGGTGATGCAACAGGTCAATTATATGTTTAGCACCGAAACTACTCAGTTTTTCTATTTTCTCAACAACCAAAAATCTGATTTAGGGCTTAGAGGCATGGGCTTTGTTAATAAAGCCACCAAGTTTGACAAAAATCTTATGATTAGTACTTGGCTTGCACCATCCAAACTCAGCAAAAGTATCAAGCAAGTAGAATTGGTGCATAATGGCTCAAATCCTATCTATACCAAGTATATAGATGCCAATGGGCAAGTTATGAAAAAGGTTTATTATTATAATTACCAGAATATCGGTGATATAACCTTTCCTTTGGCTATTACTCAAATAGATTTTTTCACAGCAAAAGACTCTGTTATTTCCAAAACGACCTATTCAGATGTAAAAGTGAACGAGGCCGTAAATAACAATTTGTTGAATTTTACCATTCCTAACAATGCAAAAGTGGTTAAATAA
- a CDS encoding phospho-sugar mutase, with the protein MSTGLDALTQKNIDAWLSGNYDEDTKAKIQSLLDEGKETELTDSFYKALEFGTGGMRGEMGVGSNRMNKYTVGAATQGFTNYLKKSLPDKEIKVAIAHDSRNNSPYFARICADIFSANGIKVYLFSALRPTPELSFAVRHLGCDAGLVITASHNPREYNGYKAYWSDGSQVVAPHDKNIVAEVNNITSVDAINFVGNEALITLIDEEIDKEYLKTIQHNSINPDVIARQKDLKIVYSSIHGTGITLVPKALALLGFENVNIVEAQAEPNGDFPTVVYPNPEETEAMTLAMNLAKDIDADLVIATDPDADRVGAAVKNPQGEWVLLNGNQMASLIIYYLLGAWEKAGKLTGKEFVAKTIVTTNIIDKMCETKGVKCYNTLTGFKYIAAVIRELEGKEQFIGGGEESYGYLIGDAVRDKDAVASCAMIAELTAYAKDNGKSLFDFLTEMYQENNFYYEGLISLTKKGKAGAEEIQQMMANLRANLPTSVAGSEPVTVLDYKNLTSKDLKTGDITAIPEGLGMESSNVIQLILADGSKVSARPSGTEPKIKFYVSVNAPLVNPDDFNATLESLKAKVTAIQEDLGLK; encoded by the coding sequence ATGTCAACAGGTTTAGACGCTCTTACCCAAAAAAATATTGATGCATGGCTATCAGGTAACTATGATGAGGACACAAAAGCAAAAATCCAATCGCTTTTGGACGAAGGAAAAGAAACAGAACTTACTGACTCTTTTTACAAAGCATTAGAATTCGGAACAGGTGGTATGAGAGGGGAAATGGGTGTGGGTTCAAACCGAATGAACAAATATACTGTCGGAGCTGCTACGCAAGGGTTCACTAATTACCTTAAAAAAAGCCTGCCCGACAAAGAAATTAAAGTGGCTATTGCCCACGACTCTCGTAATAACTCTCCTTATTTTGCCCGTATTTGTGCCGATATTTTCTCGGCCAATGGCATCAAAGTATATTTATTTTCGGCTTTACGCCCAACCCCTGAATTATCATTTGCGGTACGCCATTTGGGCTGCGATGCTGGCTTGGTAATCACTGCTTCGCACAACCCTCGTGAATACAATGGTTATAAAGCTTATTGGAGCGATGGCTCGCAAGTAGTAGCCCCTCACGATAAAAATATCGTGGCAGAAGTAAACAATATTACTTCGGTTGATGCTATCAACTTTGTTGGGAATGAAGCCTTAATTACGCTTATCGACGAAGAAATTGACAAGGAATACCTAAAAACCATTCAGCACAATAGTATTAATCCTGATGTAATTGCTCGTCAAAAAGACCTCAAAATTGTTTATTCATCTATTCATGGTACTGGTATTACATTAGTACCAAAAGCTTTGGCTTTATTAGGCTTTGAAAATGTCAACATCGTAGAAGCTCAGGCAGAACCTAATGGCGATTTCCCGACGGTGGTATATCCAAACCCCGAAGAAACCGAAGCCATGACTTTGGCCATGAACTTGGCAAAGGATATAGATGCCGACCTAGTAATTGCTACCGACCCCGATGCCGACCGTGTAGGAGCTGCCGTAAAAAACCCTCAAGGTGAATGGGTATTGCTCAATGGTAACCAAATGGCAAGCTTGATTATTTACTATTTGTTGGGTGCATGGGAAAAAGCAGGTAAGCTCACTGGCAAAGAGTTTGTGGCCAAAACCATTGTAACAACCAATATTATCGACAAAATGTGTGAAACTAAAGGGGTAAAATGCTATAATACCCTTACTGGCTTTAAATACATTGCGGCGGTTATTCGTGAGCTAGAAGGCAAAGAACAATTCATTGGTGGCGGAGAAGAGTCGTATGGCTATTTAATTGGCGATGCCGTACGCGATAAAGACGCTGTGGCATCGTGTGCTATGATTGCCGAATTAACAGCTTACGCTAAAGATAATGGCAAGTCGTTGTTTGACTTCTTGACAGAAATGTACCAAGAAAACAACTTTTACTATGAAGGTTTGATTTCGTTGACCAAAAAAGGTAAAGCTGGTGCCGAAGAAATCCAACAAATGATGGCTAACCTTCGTGCAAATTTACCAACTTCGGTAGCTGGCTCTGAACCTGTAACGGTATTGGACTATAAAAACTTAACGTCAAAAGACCTGAAAACAGGCGATATTACAGCTATTCCAGAAGGTTTGGGAATGGAATCATCAAACGTAATTCAGTTGATTTTGGCCGATGGCTCAAAGGTTTCTGCTCGTCCATCGGGTACAGAACCCAAAATCAAATTCTATGTTTCGGTAAATGCTCCTTTGGTGAATCCAGACGACTTTAATGCAACCTTAGAAAGCCTAAAAGCAAAAGTTACGGCTATTCAAGAAGATTTAGGATTGAAATAA
- a CDS encoding 3-oxoacyl-ACP synthase III family protein, which translates to MFINAIASYLPEQVITNAYFEELNGLTDEWISERTGIRERRKASAEENTHTMALEAAKKITDTLPYDISEVDLIVGATYTPHDNIFTLAHAVQNALNISEIPVVTISSACSSLLNAIEIVQGYFAMNKASKALVVVSEHNTAYNNEDDTKAGHLWGDGAAVISIAKDKTGDVNWEIKDLITGGAANVGKASEGVTLKPLQKGLIMPYGKDVFINACTYMPKVSKQVMEKNGLTVDDIAYVIPHQANLRITKNVAGTLGITEDKMVSNIQYLGNTGCAGCAIALDEKKSTFKKGERIIVTVFGGGYSHGAMLVEI; encoded by the coding sequence ATGTTCATTAACGCAATTGCAAGCTACCTGCCCGAACAAGTCATTACAAATGCCTATTTTGAAGAACTTAATGGTTTGACTGACGAATGGATAAGTGAGAGAACAGGAATTCGTGAGCGTCGTAAAGCATCTGCTGAAGAAAACACCCATACAATGGCATTGGAAGCAGCAAAAAAAATTACTGATACTTTACCTTACGACATTTCTGAAGTTGATTTAATTGTAGGTGCTACCTATACACCACACGATAATATATTTACCTTGGCTCATGCGGTTCAAAACGCTTTGAATATCTCTGAAATACCTGTAGTAACCATTTCGTCGGCGTGTTCTTCTTTGCTTAATGCCATCGAAATTGTACAAGGGTATTTTGCCATGAACAAAGCAAGCAAAGCCCTAGTGGTGGTTTCGGAACATAATACAGCCTACAACAACGAAGACGACACCAAAGCTGGCCACTTATGGGGCGATGGTGCTGCGGTGATTTCGATTGCTAAAGACAAAACTGGCGATGTCAACTGGGAAATCAAAGACCTTATTACAGGTGGTGCTGCCAATGTAGGTAAGGCATCGGAAGGTGTAACCCTCAAGCCCCTTCAAAAAGGCTTGATTATGCCTTATGGTAAAGATGTGTTCATCAATGCTTGTACTTATATGCCAAAAGTAAGCAAGCAAGTAATGGAAAAAAATGGGCTGACTGTCGATGATATAGCTTATGTGATTCCGCATCAGGCCAATTTGCGTATTACCAAAAATGTAGCAGGTACTTTGGGAATTACCGAAGACAAAATGGTATCGAATATTCAATACCTTGGTAATACAGGTTGTGCCGGTTGTGCTATTGCCCTAGACGAAAAGAAAAGTACTTTCAAAAAAGGAGAAAGAATTATTGTTACTGTTTTTGGCGGTGGCTATTCGCATGGTGCAATGCTTGTCGAAATTTAA
- a CDS encoding glycosyltransferase family 4 protein: MKVTILSTFDTFGGASIAASRLHTALMQHGVDAKMLVQDKKGKEDNVFSIANNWFTQKWALARFAVDRYQFALYEKSKAVRFVFSQAQIGTDISHEPLVYQSDILHLHWINFGFLSLQSIQQLARLNKPFVWTLHDMWAFTGGCHYSGECHNYQQACGNCALFLKNPADTDLSRKVWEQKAQLFPQMNLTVVTCSEWLAQKARTSSLLKNVRVLSIPNPINTQLFCPIPKHEAKQRLSLLPNKQYILFAAMKISDARKGFAYFEKAIQQIIEHNPAWKNTVELLVFGQANAEDFEHLPCGVRVLGRLTSLQVIAEAYSAASVFVIPSLEENLPNTIMEAMACGTPVVGFDTGGIPEMIEHRSTGYLANYQSESDLATGIEWVLNNTEYEELCKNARKKIEQEYAQEVIAARYEALYDSLLK; the protein is encoded by the coding sequence GTGAAAGTAACTATTCTGAGTACCTTCGATACTTTTGGCGGAGCATCCATTGCTGCGTCTCGCTTACATACAGCATTAATGCAGCATGGCGTTGATGCCAAAATGCTTGTACAAGACAAAAAAGGAAAGGAGGATAATGTCTTTTCGATTGCCAATAATTGGTTTACCCAAAAATGGGCTTTAGCTCGTTTTGCAGTCGACCGTTACCAATTTGCCCTATACGAAAAATCAAAAGCTGTTCGATTTGTATTTTCTCAAGCCCAAATAGGTACAGATATAAGCCATGAACCACTTGTTTATCAAAGTGATATTTTACATTTGCATTGGATTAATTTTGGTTTTTTATCCTTACAATCTATCCAGCAATTAGCTCGTTTAAATAAACCTTTTGTCTGGACTTTGCACGATATGTGGGCTTTTACGGGTGGTTGTCATTACAGTGGCGAATGTCACAACTACCAACAAGCTTGCGGCAATTGTGCACTTTTTTTGAAAAACCCAGCCGATACAGATTTATCCAGAAAGGTTTGGGAGCAAAAAGCTCAGCTTTTTCCACAAATGAACCTTACTGTAGTAACCTGTAGCGAATGGTTGGCTCAGAAAGCTCGAACAAGTTCGCTTTTGAAAAACGTAAGAGTATTGTCGATTCCTAACCCAATTAATACCCAATTGTTTTGCCCAATACCCAAGCATGAAGCCAAACAACGCCTTTCATTATTGCCCAATAAGCAATATATTTTGTTTGCAGCCATGAAAATCAGCGATGCCCGAAAAGGGTTTGCCTATTTCGAGAAAGCTATTCAACAGATAATCGAGCATAACCCAGCATGGAAAAATACCGTAGAATTATTGGTTTTTGGGCAAGCCAACGCCGAAGACTTTGAGCATTTGCCATGCGGCGTTAGGGTATTAGGACGACTAACCAGCCTACAGGTAATAGCCGAAGCGTATTCGGCTGCAAGTGTTTTTGTGATTCCATCGTTGGAAGAGAATTTGCCCAATACAATTATGGAGGCAATGGCCTGTGGTACACCTGTGGTAGGTTTTGATACTGGAGGAATTCCCGAAATGATAGAGCATCGGTCAACAGGTTACTTGGCTAATTATCAGTCTGAAAGTGATTTGGCTACAGGAATTGAGTGGGTTTTGAATAACACTGAATACGAAGAACTATGTAAAAATGCCCGCAAAAAAATCGAACAAGAATATGCCCAAGAGGTAATTGCCGCTCGTTATGAGGCATTGTATGATTCATTATTAAAATAA
- a CDS encoding glycosyltransferase family 2 protein: protein MRKISIITITYNAEKFLERTIQSILAQTCQDFEYIIVDGKSKDGTLAIAQKYQERINILVSEPDKGLYDAMNKGQQLANGDFVWFMNAGDEINDIHAVEQIYQQIDDDTDVLYGDSYFVDDLGNIQGLRSEVTPHRLPHHLTWQDMNLGMLVCHQAFIASKRVAPLYWQENLSADIDWEIECLKKAKGIVLLNFVVAKYLTGGISNKQLKRSLIDRYKVLQKHFGVLGAIGSHLLILVRGVFLMLRKGGKYW, encoded by the coding sequence GTGAGAAAAATATCTATAATAACCATTACTTACAATGCTGAAAAGTTCTTAGAAAGAACCATTCAGAGTATTTTGGCTCAAACGTGCCAAGATTTTGAATATATTATTGTTGATGGTAAATCGAAAGATGGCACATTGGCAATTGCCCAAAAATACCAAGAGCGAATCAATATTCTGGTTTCAGAACCCGACAAAGGGCTTTATGATGCCATGAACAAAGGGCAACAGCTAGCTAATGGCGATTTTGTATGGTTTATGAATGCTGGCGATGAAATCAACGATATACACGCTGTGGAGCAAATATATCAGCAAATAGATGATGATACTGACGTGTTGTATGGCGATTCTTATTTTGTAGATGATTTGGGAAATATCCAAGGATTACGCTCGGAGGTAACACCTCACCGTTTACCGCATCATCTTACTTGGCAAGATATGAATCTTGGAATGTTAGTTTGTCATCAGGCTTTTATTGCTAGTAAAAGAGTTGCTCCGTTATATTGGCAAGAAAACCTAAGTGCCGACATTGATTGGGAAATCGAATGTTTGAAAAAAGCCAAAGGAATCGTGCTTTTAAATTTTGTGGTGGCTAAATACCTTACTGGAGGGATTTCAAACAAGCAGTTAAAGCGTTCATTGATAGATAGATATAAGGTTTTACAAAAACATTTTGGAGTGTTAGGGGCTATTGGGTCTCATTTGCTTATACTTGTCAGAGGAGTATTCCTGATGCTTAGAAAGGGAGGGAAGTATTGGTAG
- a CDS encoding DUF2326 domain-containing protein gives MIVDETINLEDTSTGNNVGKTTVLKLIDFCFGADGKIIYTDQENPKVTYPLVKEFLENNKILITLILAENLDDSNAKQIVIERNFLSRKNAIRRINEQDIQDKDFELELTKLLFPKHQVEKPSLRQIISHNIRYRDESINNTLKTLDRYTTDAEYETMYLFLFDCDFNKGSEKQEILIKLKQEHTFQKRLEKNQTKNTYETVLSLIEEDIKVLNKKKANLNLNDNFERDLDKLNLVKYQLNKLSSEINRLKIRRDLIKESEQELASSVSNIDLNELYQIYQQTTMLIDNIQKTFDDLVKYHNQMLNEKIKFISNELPQLENEIIIKSEQLKQHLKQEKELTNLIAKSDTFEDLEKLIGDLNEKYRQKGEYENIIQQLNEVEKNVKDYNEQLNIIDDVLFSDEFEQIVKTQILKFNKHFSSISNQMYGEQYAIKYEKATDKNNQKLYKFSTFNLNFSSGKKQGEISAFDIAYISFADAENISCLHFLLNDKKELMHNNQLSKIAEIVNEKNMQFVASILKDKLPSELNREEYFILKLSQNDKLFRIENQ, from the coding sequence TTGATCGTTGATGAAACAATAAATTTAGAAGATACGTCCACAGGCAATAATGTAGGGAAAACTACAGTGCTTAAATTGATTGATTTCTGCTTTGGTGCGGACGGCAAAATCATTTATACTGATCAAGAAAATCCTAAAGTAACCTATCCATTAGTAAAAGAATTTTTAGAGAATAATAAAATTCTTATAACGCTTATTCTTGCTGAAAATCTTGATGATTCAAATGCAAAGCAAATTGTAATAGAAAGGAATTTTCTTTCAAGAAAAAATGCTATTAGACGAATAAATGAACAAGATATTCAGGATAAGGATTTTGAATTGGAATTGACAAAATTGTTATTCCCCAAACATCAAGTAGAAAAACCAAGTTTAAGGCAGATCATTTCTCACAATATTAGATATAGAGATGAAAGTATCAATAATACGCTAAAAACTTTAGATAGATATACTACTGATGCAGAGTATGAAACGATGTATTTATTTTTATTTGATTGTGATTTTAATAAGGGAAGCGAGAAACAAGAGATTCTAATCAAACTAAAGCAAGAGCATACTTTTCAAAAACGGTTAGAGAAAAATCAAACTAAAAATACCTATGAAACAGTCCTTTCTTTAATAGAAGAAGATATAAAAGTGCTTAATAAAAAAAAGGCCAACTTAAATTTGAATGATAACTTTGAAAGAGATTTGGATAAGCTCAACCTGGTTAAGTATCAATTAAATAAACTCAGTTCTGAGATAAACAGACTTAAAATAAGACGTGATTTAATCAAAGAAAGTGAGCAAGAATTGGCTTCTTCTGTTTCAAATATAGACTTGAACGAACTATACCAAATCTATCAACAAACCACAATGTTGATAGATAATATTCAAAAAACCTTTGATGACTTGGTAAAGTACCACAATCAAATGCTTAATGAAAAAATTAAGTTCATCTCAAACGAATTGCCACAGCTTGAAAATGAGATAATTATCAAGAGCGAACAATTAAAGCAACATTTAAAACAAGAAAAGGAGCTTACTAACTTAATTGCTAAAAGCGATACATTTGAAGATTTGGAAAAATTGATTGGAGACCTAAATGAAAAGTATCGACAGAAAGGTGAATACGAGAATATTATACAGCAGTTAAATGAAGTTGAAAAAAATGTCAAGGATTATAATGAACAATTAAATATAATCGACGATGTGCTGTTTTCTGATGAATTTGAGCAAATTGTAAAAACACAAATTTTGAAATTTAATAAGCATTTTTCTTCAATTTCTAATCAGATGTACGGGGAGCAATATGCTATAAAATATGAGAAAGCAACAGATAAGAACAACCAGAAACTCTACAAGTTTAGTACATTTAATCTAAATTTTAGTTCAGGTAAAAAACAAGGTGAAATTTCAGCTTTTGATATTGCTTATATTTCTTTCGCTGATGCAGAAAATATTTCTTGTTTACATTTTTTGCTCAATGATAAAAAAGAATTGATGCACAATAATCAATTATCCAAAATTGCTGAAATTGTGAATGAAAAAAACATGCAATTTGTCGCATCTATTTTAAAAGATAAGCTACCAAGTGAGTTAAATAGAGAAGAATACTTTATACTTAAACTATCTCAAAATGACAAGTTGTTTAGGATTGAGAATCAATAG
- a CDS encoding ABC-three component system middle component 6 — protein sequence MLIPDNIRPENTIYYNSAFVLQSLQNKGSRDFIDLYQDVRKKTNISFSLFVLCLDWLFLTNIAELNDKGVVNLCS from the coding sequence ATGCTAATTCCTGATAACATACGACCTGAAAATACTATATATTACAATAGTGCTTTTGTTTTGCAATCTTTACAAAACAAGGGTAGTAGGGATTTTATCGATTTATATCAAGATGTAAGAAAGAAAACAAATATTTCATTTTCTCTTTTTGTTTTGTGTTTGGATTGGTTGTTTCTAACAAATATTGCAGAATTAAATGATAAGGGAGTAGTCAATTTATGTTCATAA
- a CDS encoding ABC-three component system protein, whose translation MNRSWYFDYIEEKLNILATRIELRGKLNILDLHIHSENFYLHLFNLLFDWKLENENANLQNVPSIDLIDKTNKIFIQVSATNTKKKIEDTLAKDILKDYSDYSFKFISISKDASNRRKETFNNPYNIAFAPQTDIYDVKSILDFIISLTIDKQREIQEFIKKELGHDTDIEKLDSNLTTIVNILAKENLNDNSNLNLKSFEIDRKIAHNSLTRTKYTIDDYKIHHNRLERIYSEFDKQGVNKSFSVLQSIRQEYIELTINISGDELFLRVKR comes from the coding sequence ATGAATAGGTCTTGGTACTTTGACTATATTGAAGAAAAATTAAATATTCTTGCCACAAGGATTGAACTTCGTGGTAAATTGAATATCCTTGACTTACATATTCATTCTGAAAACTTTTATTTGCACCTCTTTAATTTGCTTTTTGACTGGAAACTTGAAAACGAAAATGCTAACTTACAAAATGTCCCGTCTATTGATTTGATTGATAAAACAAATAAGATATTTATTCAGGTTTCAGCAACAAATACAAAAAAGAAAATTGAGGATACGTTGGCAAAAGATATTCTAAAAGACTATTCAGATTATAGTTTCAAGTTTATTTCTATCTCAAAAGATGCGAGTAATAGGCGAAAAGAAACTTTTAACAATCCATATAACATTGCATTTGCTCCTCAAACAGACATTTACGACGTTAAATCAATATTAGACTTTATTATATCGTTAACTATTGACAAACAAAGAGAAATTCAGGAGTTTATCAAGAAAGAGTTAGGACATGATACTGATATAGAAAAACTAGACTCAAATTTAACCACAATTGTCAACATTCTGGCAAAAGAAAATTTAAACGATAATTCAAATTTGAATCTCAAAAGCTTTGAAATAGACAGAAAAATCGCTCATAATAGTCTGACAAGAACAAAATATACAATAGATGATTACAAAATACACCACAATAGATTAGAAAGAATTTATAGTGAATTTGACAAACAAGGTGTTAATAAAAGTTTTTCTGTTTTGCAGAGCATTAGGCAAGAATATATAGAGTTAACAATTAATATTTCTGGGGATGAATTATTTCTAAGGGTAAAAAGATAA
- a CDS encoding sugar phosphate isomerase/epimerase family protein, whose amino-acid sequence MKTIKGPAIFLAQFLDNVAPFNTLDSITDWVAGLGYKGVQIPTWDARAIDLQLAAESKTYCDELKGKLADKGIQITELSTHLQGQLVAVNPAYDVMFDGFAPDSVKGNPKARTEWAVQQLKWAAKASQNLGLNAHATFSGALMWHTVYPWPQRPAGLVEQGFTELANRWLPILDAFEDAGVDLCYEIHPGEDLHDGVTFEMFLEKVGGHKRANLLYDPSHFVLQCLDYLQYIDFYHERIKMFHVKDAEFNATGKQGVYGGYQSWVNRAGRFRSLGDGQVDFGSIFSKLTQYGYDGWAVLEWECAIKDPVQGATEGAPFIDSHIIQATSKVFDDFAGGGADIELNKKILGI is encoded by the coding sequence ATGAAAACAATCAAAGGCCCTGCTATATTTTTAGCACAATTTTTAGATAACGTTGCTCCTTTCAATACCCTTGATTCTATTACAGACTGGGTAGCTGGCTTAGGCTATAAAGGCGTACAAATCCCTACTTGGGATGCTCGTGCAATTGATTTACAATTGGCTGCCGAATCAAAAACTTATTGCGATGAGTTGAAAGGTAAATTGGCGGATAAAGGTATCCAAATCACCGAACTTTCGACACACTTGCAAGGACAATTGGTAGCAGTAAATCCTGCTTACGATGTAATGTTCGATGGATTCGCTCCAGATTCAGTAAAAGGAAATCCGAAAGCTCGTACCGAATGGGCAGTTCAACAATTGAAATGGGCGGCTAAAGCTTCTCAAAACTTAGGTTTGAACGCTCACGCTACTTTCTCTGGTGCTTTGATGTGGCATACGGTTTATCCTTGGCCACAACGTCCTGCGGGCTTGGTAGAACAAGGCTTCACTGAGTTGGCTAACCGTTGGTTGCCTATTTTGGATGCTTTTGAAGACGCTGGTGTTGACCTTTGCTACGAAATTCACCCAGGCGAAGATTTGCACGATGGTGTTACTTTTGAAATGTTCTTGGAAAAAGTAGGCGGACACAAACGTGCCAACTTGCTTTATGACCCATCGCACTTTGTATTGCAGTGTTTAGATTATTTACAGTACATTGATTTTTATCATGAAAGAATCAAAATGTTCCACGTAAAAGATGCCGAATTTAATGCTACGGGCAAACAAGGCGTTTATGGTGGGTATCAATCGTGGGTCAATCGTGCTGGACGTTTCCGTTCTTTGGGCGATGGACAAGTGGATTTTGGTTCGATTTTCTCGAAACTAACCCAATACGGCTACGATGGCTGGGCAGTGTTAGAGTGGGAATGTGCTATCAAAGACCCCGTTCAAGGTGCAACAGAAGGAGCTCCATTTATTGATTCACACATCATCCAAGCTACGTCAAAAGTATTCGACGACTTCGCTGGCGGTGGTGCAGATATTGAATTGAATAAGAAGATCTTGGGAATTTAA